One genomic segment of Streptomyces niveus includes these proteins:
- a CDS encoding abortive infection protein yields MRGQAEVLPWKGVNYNTGTDYSGLGPGSAEPHWSRPLFRQHMAAVRNELHCTSVNLYGTDIAGLTECAAAAAEEGLHVWLQPRLVEGTADATIAYLTEAAEATEQLRLRYGAVDLNVGCELTVFGSGIIPGRTHGDRAAKLPDPEWWTRLPEFNAQLNQLLGRAQEAARTHFNGRISYAAGLWEDVDWTGFDFVGLNHYRTAYNSAQYVSGLRKHLRPGKPVLITEFGCCTFTGAGDMGPAGYGIIDWSARPPALNGTYTRDEREQADHLAQQLDIFAAEGVHGAYVFEFIAPKPYSPDPRHDLDMGSFGLARMNPDGGWEPKLSFREVARRYGSS; encoded by the coding sequence GTGCGAGGACAAGCCGAGGTGCTGCCCTGGAAGGGCGTCAACTACAACACGGGGACGGACTATTCGGGCCTCGGCCCGGGCTCGGCGGAACCGCACTGGTCCCGCCCGCTCTTCCGGCAGCACATGGCCGCTGTCAGGAACGAACTGCACTGCACTTCGGTGAATCTCTACGGCACCGACATCGCCGGGCTGACCGAGTGCGCGGCCGCGGCCGCCGAGGAGGGACTGCATGTCTGGCTCCAGCCCCGCCTGGTCGAGGGGACGGCGGACGCCACGATCGCGTATCTCACGGAGGCCGCCGAGGCCACCGAGCAGCTGCGCCTGCGGTACGGCGCCGTCGACCTCAACGTGGGCTGCGAGCTGACCGTCTTCGGCTCGGGAATCATCCCCGGCCGGACCCACGGGGACCGCGCCGCGAAACTCCCCGACCCCGAGTGGTGGACCAGACTCCCGGAATTCAACGCGCAGTTGAACCAGTTGCTCGGCCGCGCCCAGGAGGCGGCCAGAACACACTTCAACGGGCGGATCAGCTACGCCGCCGGTCTGTGGGAGGACGTCGACTGGACCGGCTTCGACTTCGTCGGGCTGAACCACTACCGGACGGCGTACAACTCCGCGCAGTACGTCAGTGGTCTGCGGAAGCATCTGCGGCCCGGAAAGCCGGTCCTGATCACCGAGTTCGGCTGCTGCACCTTCACGGGCGCGGGAGACATGGGCCCCGCCGGTTACGGGATCATCGACTGGTCCGCCCGTCCCCCGGCGCTGAACGGTACGTACACCCGCGACGAGCGGGAGCAGGCGGACCATCTGGCCCAGCAGTTGGACATCTTCGCGGCCGAGGGTGTCCACGGGGCGTACGTCTTCGAGTTCATCGCCCCCAAGCCGTACTCCCCCGACCCCCGACACGACCTGGACATGGGCAGCTTCGGTCTGGCGAGGATGAACCCGGACGGCGGCTGGGAGCCGAAGCTCTCCTTCCGCGAAGTGGCGCGGCGCTACGGGTCTTCCTGA
- a CDS encoding SPFH domain-containing protein produces the protein MLFWHVPAPNEAMLISGSKRQVQDTQFRIVTGHGSFVLPVKQKARMLSLALREAEIAEDCVTQQGIRLTVRAVTVFKVGDDAVSIANAARRFLAEQDRMEELVGRIFAGHLRSIIGGLTVEQIIRERDRVAQEVKAGSHSEMEKLGIVVDALQIQEIEDATGYINNLAAPHAAAVASQARIAAARADQEAAEREQQAEALKAEYERDTSIKRAGFEAQTEQVRARASQAGPLAQAKASQEVIEEQTALAERQAMLAAQRLEAEVRRPADAEAYRRRTLAQAQADANTARALSLRDGNQELLAANRVVEVLPELVDSAAKGLADSNLTVLNGTDGVNEVAAGLVGQGMTILNSLQGRTGSTRAQAEQDQDVTQKMDGKAPARVNRAA, from the coding sequence ATGTTGTTCTGGCATGTTCCAGCACCGAACGAGGCGATGCTCATCTCCGGTTCCAAACGACAGGTCCAGGACACCCAGTTCCGGATAGTCACCGGTCACGGCAGTTTCGTTCTTCCCGTCAAGCAGAAGGCCCGCATGCTGTCCCTGGCGCTGCGGGAGGCGGAGATAGCCGAGGACTGCGTCACCCAGCAGGGCATCAGGCTGACCGTACGCGCGGTGACCGTGTTCAAGGTCGGTGACGATGCCGTGTCGATCGCCAACGCCGCCCGGCGCTTCCTCGCCGAGCAGGACCGGATGGAAGAGCTGGTGGGGCGGATCTTCGCCGGTCACCTGCGATCCATCATCGGTGGACTGACCGTCGAGCAGATCATTCGCGAGCGGGACAGGGTCGCCCAGGAAGTGAAGGCGGGCAGCCACAGCGAGATGGAGAAGCTCGGCATCGTCGTGGACGCCCTCCAGATCCAGGAGATCGAGGACGCCACCGGCTACATCAACAACCTGGCCGCGCCGCACGCCGCGGCTGTGGCGAGCCAGGCCCGTATCGCGGCGGCCAGGGCGGACCAGGAAGCCGCCGAGCGCGAGCAGCAGGCGGAGGCGCTGAAGGCCGAGTACGAGCGGGACACCTCGATCAAGCGCGCCGGTTTCGAGGCGCAGACCGAGCAGGTACGGGCCCGGGCTTCGCAGGCGGGACCGCTCGCCCAGGCGAAGGCGTCGCAGGAGGTCATCGAGGAGCAGACGGCGCTGGCGGAGCGGCAGGCCATGCTGGCGGCGCAGCGGCTGGAGGCGGAGGTCAGGCGCCCGGCGGACGCGGAGGCGTACCGCAGGCGGACCCTCGCGCAGGCGCAGGCCGACGCGAACACCGCGCGGGCCCTCTCGCTGCGCGACGGCAACCAGGAGCTGCTGGCGGCCAACAGGGTCGTGGAGGTGCTGCCGGAGCTGGTCGACTCGGCGGCGAAGGGTCTGGCGGACTCCAACCTCACCGTCCTCAACGGCACCGACGGCGTCAACGAGGTCGCGGCCGGGCTGGTCGGCCAGGGCATGACGATCCTCAACTCGCTCCAGGGCCGCACCGGTTCGACGCGCGCGCAGGCGGAACAGGACCAGGACGTGACGCAGAAGATGGACGGAAAGGCCCCGGCCCGGGTGAACAGGGCCGCCTGA
- a CDS encoding Lrp/AsnC family transcriptional regulator translates to MELDALDWALLRELQHDARQTNRDLAARTGVSPSTSLERVKILRERGVIDGFHAALDLEAVGRPVQALISVRIRPPSRPVIEGFREWAAQLPEVIGLFVTSGPHDFLLHVAVPDVDGLYAFVIDRLTERREVADVQTTMVYEHVQSRSISRPSEEGRRRGAGRRRDS, encoded by the coding sequence GTGGAACTTGATGCGCTCGACTGGGCTCTGCTGCGGGAGCTGCAGCACGATGCACGGCAGACCAACCGCGACCTCGCGGCCAGGACCGGTGTCTCCCCCTCCACCTCACTGGAGCGGGTCAAGATCCTGCGCGAGCGGGGCGTGATCGACGGCTTCCACGCGGCGCTCGATCTGGAGGCGGTGGGCCGCCCCGTCCAGGCGCTGATCTCCGTACGGATCAGACCGCCGTCGCGCCCCGTCATCGAGGGGTTCCGCGAGTGGGCGGCCCAACTCCCCGAGGTCATCGGGCTGTTCGTGACATCGGGCCCGCACGACTTCCTGCTGCACGTGGCCGTCCCGGACGTGGACGGGCTGTACGCCTTCGTCATCGACCGCCTCACGGAGCGGCGCGAGGTCGCCGACGTACAGACGACGATGGTCTACGAGCATGTTCAGTCCCGGTCGATCTCCCGCCCGTCCGAGGAGGGCCGGCGCCGGGGAGCCGGCCGGCGGCGGGACTCGTAG
- a CDS encoding DUF2000 domain-containing protein → MTAQNDTARNDTAQSPAARHAVTVRTDLSTRQAPLKWLIVVDEDLPAGRAVNAAACTAAAVGRALPDLLGGDGRDGSGHVHPGLPWAGCSVLAADAATLHALREKAAAKEDVLVVDMPEPAQTSRIYDEYLDLLAGTKHEDLTYHAVALVGPRNRIGKLVGKLPLLR, encoded by the coding sequence ATGACCGCTCAGAACGACACCGCCCGGAACGACACCGCTCAGAGCCCCGCGGCTCGGCACGCCGTCACCGTACGGACCGACCTCTCCACCCGTCAGGCCCCGCTCAAGTGGCTCATCGTCGTCGACGAGGACCTGCCCGCCGGGCGCGCGGTGAACGCGGCGGCCTGTACGGCCGCCGCCGTCGGCAGGGCCCTGCCCGACCTGCTCGGCGGCGACGGCCGCGACGGATCGGGCCATGTGCACCCGGGGCTGCCCTGGGCGGGCTGCTCCGTCCTGGCCGCCGACGCCGCCACCCTCCACGCCCTGCGGGAGAAGGCCGCCGCGAAGGAGGACGTCCTTGTGGTCGACATGCCCGAGCCCGCCCAGACGTCGCGGATCTACGACGAGTACCTCGACCTGCTCGCCGGTACGAAGCACGAGGACCTCACCTACCACGCGGTCGCCCTCGTCGGCCCGCGCAACCGGATCGGCAAGCTCGTTGGCAAGCTGCCCCTGCTCCGCTGA
- a CDS encoding NADP-dependent oxidoreductase — MSSEPTMRAITQDSLGGPEVLRLSERPRPRPVPTEVLVRVHAAGVNPVDWKSRESGGIAGLLGEPPFVLGWDVSGVVEEVGFGVHTLKAGDEVYGMPWFPRPASAYAEYVTAPSRQFALKPRTVNHETAAGVPLAGLTAWQSLVDAAHVEAGQRVLIHAAAGGVGHLAVQFAKHLGAHVIGTASAAKHDWLRELGADEVVDYTKVRFEDAVSDVDVVIDLVGEGHDATTTRSLETLRPGGTIVAVPSGVAPEVLEGARARGLNATAFLVEPDGTALARIAGLIDQGVVRVEVADVLPLAEAAEAHRRIKEGRTRGKIVLSVKG; from the coding sequence ATGAGCAGTGAGCCGACGATGCGCGCGATCACCCAGGACTCCCTCGGCGGACCCGAGGTACTGCGCCTCTCCGAGCGTCCCCGGCCCCGGCCGGTCCCGACGGAGGTACTGGTACGGGTGCACGCGGCGGGCGTGAACCCGGTCGACTGGAAGTCCCGTGAGAGCGGCGGCATCGCCGGTCTCCTCGGCGAGCCGCCGTTCGTGCTGGGCTGGGACGTGTCCGGGGTCGTGGAGGAGGTCGGCTTCGGGGTGCACACGCTGAAGGCCGGCGACGAGGTGTACGGGATGCCGTGGTTCCCGCGGCCGGCCTCCGCGTACGCCGAGTACGTGACGGCGCCGTCGCGGCAGTTCGCGCTCAAGCCGCGCACGGTCAACCACGAGACCGCCGCGGGCGTACCGCTGGCCGGGCTGACCGCCTGGCAGTCGCTGGTGGACGCGGCGCACGTCGAGGCGGGGCAGCGGGTGCTGATCCACGCGGCGGCGGGTGGCGTGGGGCACCTGGCGGTGCAGTTCGCCAAGCACCTCGGGGCGCATGTCATCGGCACGGCGAGCGCCGCCAAGCACGACTGGCTGCGCGAGCTGGGCGCGGACGAGGTCGTGGACTACACGAAGGTCCGCTTCGAGGACGCCGTGAGTGACGTCGACGTCGTCATCGACCTGGTCGGCGAGGGGCACGACGCGACGACCACGCGCTCGCTGGAGACCCTGCGGCCGGGCGGCACGATCGTCGCGGTCCCGTCCGGCGTCGCGCCGGAGGTGCTGGAGGGCGCCCGTGCGCGGGGGCTGAACGCGACCGCGTTCCTGGTGGAGCCGGACGGCACCGCGCTCGCCCGGATCGCCGGGCTGATCGACCAGGGCGTGGTGCGCGTCGAGGTGGCGGACGTCCTGCCCCTGGCGGAGGCCGCCGAGGCGCACCGCCGAATCAAGGAGGGGCGCACACGCGGGAAGATCGTGCTGAGCGTCAAGGGCTGA
- a CDS encoding cytochrome c oxidase assembly protein, with product MDHGGHGTTMDLPPFTLSRALEFSPDAFFVVGCLLALALYGWGVVRLRSRGDGWSPGRTVAFVLGVLSVALMMCTGLNDYGMVMFSVHMVQHMVISMVSPILLLLGAPVTLALRALPVAGRGRKGPRELLLAVLHSRVVRFVSHPVFTIPLFIASLYGLYFTPLFDFLMESKPGHIAMMVHFLTVGLVFFWPIMGVDPGPHRPGYLMRMLELFAGMPFHAFFGIALMMASEPMVRAYENPPASLGIDALSDQNAAGGIAWAFSEIPSVLVLIALVYQWYRSDQRQAKRSDRAADRDGDKELAAYNAYLASLQARGQ from the coding sequence ATGGATCACGGCGGGCACGGCACGACGATGGATCTGCCGCCGTTCACGCTGAGCCGCGCGCTGGAGTTCTCACCCGACGCGTTCTTCGTCGTCGGCTGTCTGCTGGCGCTCGCGCTGTACGGCTGGGGCGTCGTACGGCTCCGCTCGCGGGGCGACGGCTGGTCGCCGGGCCGCACCGTCGCCTTCGTGCTCGGTGTGCTGAGCGTGGCGCTGATGATGTGCACCGGGCTGAACGACTACGGCATGGTCATGTTCAGCGTGCACATGGTCCAGCACATGGTGATCAGCATGGTCTCCCCGATCCTGCTGCTCCTCGGCGCGCCGGTGACGCTGGCGCTGCGGGCGCTGCCGGTCGCGGGCCGGGGGCGCAAGGGGCCGCGGGAGCTGCTGCTGGCGGTGCTGCACAGCCGGGTCGTGCGGTTCGTGTCGCATCCCGTGTTCACGATCCCGCTCTTCATCGCGAGCCTCTACGGCCTCTACTTCACCCCGCTGTTCGACTTCCTCATGGAGTCGAAGCCGGGCCACATCGCGATGATGGTGCACTTCCTCACCGTCGGGCTGGTCTTCTTCTGGCCGATCATGGGGGTGGACCCGGGGCCGCACCGGCCCGGCTATCTGATGCGGATGCTGGAGCTCTTCGCCGGGATGCCGTTCCACGCGTTCTTCGGGATCGCGCTGATGATGGCGAGCGAGCCGATGGTGCGGGCGTACGAGAATCCGCCCGCGTCGCTGGGCATCGACGCGCTCTCCGACCAGAACGCCGCGGGCGGGATCGCCTGGGCCTTCAGCGAGATCCCGTCGGTCCTGGTGCTGATCGCGCTGGTGTACCAGTGGTACCGCTCGGACCAGCGCCAGGCGAAGCGCTCGGACCGGGCGGCCGACCGGGACGGTGACAAGGAGCTGGCGGCGTACAACGCCTACCTCGCGTCGTTGCAGGCACGCGGACAGTAG
- a CDS encoding 6-phosphofructokinase, producing the protein MRIGVLTSGGDCPGLNAVIRSVVHRAVVDHGDEVIGFHDGWKGLLECDYRKLDLDAVGGILARGGTILGSSRVQPAHLRDGVERAKGHVADLGLDAIIPIGGEGTLKAASLLYEAGLPIVGVPKTIDNDISSTDVTFGFDTAVGVATEALDRLKTTAESHQRVLIVEVMGRETGWIALHSGMAAGAHAIVVPERPFDIGELTELVGKRFSAGKRFAIVVVAEGAKPREGSMEFDVGGKDIYGHQRFAGVARQLSVELEERLGKEARPVILGHVQRGGTPTAYDRVLATRFGWHAVEAAHRGEFGMMTALRGTDILMVPLAEAVETLKTVPAERYAEAECVL; encoded by the coding sequence ATGCGAATTGGTGTACTCACCTCCGGCGGCGACTGCCCCGGTCTCAATGCGGTGATCCGGTCCGTGGTGCACCGCGCCGTCGTCGACCACGGCGACGAGGTGATCGGATTCCACGACGGCTGGAAAGGCCTTCTGGAGTGCGATTACCGCAAGCTCGACCTCGACGCCGTCGGCGGCATCCTGGCCCGTGGCGGCACGATCCTCGGCTCCTCGCGCGTCCAGCCCGCGCATCTGCGTGACGGTGTGGAGCGCGCCAAGGGGCACGTGGCCGACCTCGGTCTCGACGCGATCATCCCGATCGGCGGCGAGGGCACGCTGAAGGCGGCCAGCCTCCTCTACGAGGCGGGGCTGCCGATCGTCGGCGTGCCGAAGACCATCGACAACGACATCTCCTCCACGGATGTGACCTTCGGTTTCGACACCGCCGTCGGTGTCGCCACGGAGGCGCTGGACCGGCTGAAGACGACCGCCGAGTCCCATCAGCGGGTGCTGATCGTCGAGGTCATGGGCCGGGAGACGGGCTGGATCGCGCTGCACTCGGGCATGGCCGCCGGTGCGCACGCGATCGTCGTCCCGGAGCGCCCCTTCGACATAGGGGAGCTGACCGAGCTGGTCGGCAAGCGCTTCTCGGCGGGCAAGCGCTTCGCGATCGTGGTGGTCGCCGAGGGCGCCAAGCCCCGTGAGGGCTCGATGGAGTTCGACGTCGGCGGCAAGGACATCTACGGGCACCAGCGCTTCGCGGGCGTGGCCCGACAGCTCTCCGTGGAGCTGGAGGAGCGCCTGGGCAAGGAGGCGCGGCCGGTGATACTCGGCCATGTCCAGCGCGGCGGGACGCCCACCGCGTACGACCGGGTGCTCGCGACCCGCTTCGGCTGGCACGCGGTGGAGGCGGCGCACCGCGGCGAGTTCGGCATGATGACCGCGCTGCGCGGCACGGACATCCTGATGGTGCCGCTCGCGGAGGCCGTCGAGACGCTGAAGACGGTGCCCGCGGAGCGGTACGCCGAGGCGGAGTGCGTGCTCTGA
- a CDS encoding type 1 glutamine amidotransferase has product MSDNSLRLVWIYPDLLSTYGDQGNALVVERRARQRGLDVTRVDVRSDQPVPTSGDIYLIGGGEDRPQRLAAERLRRDGGLNRAVSNGAIVFSVCAGYQILGHEFVNDLGEREGGLGLLDVISTRGEGERCVGDVLGDIDPHLGLPPLTGFENHQGVTHLGPSARPFARVSLGRGNGTGDGTEGAYNDTVFGTYMHGPVLARNPLIADLLLKLALDVNALPPADDRWYEALRAERIAAATQPA; this is encoded by the coding sequence ATGAGTGACAACAGTCTGCGGCTGGTGTGGATCTACCCGGACCTGCTGAGCACGTACGGGGACCAGGGCAACGCGCTGGTGGTGGAGCGCCGGGCCAGGCAGCGCGGTCTCGATGTGACACGGGTGGACGTGCGCAGCGACCAGCCCGTGCCGACCTCGGGCGACATCTATCTCATCGGCGGCGGTGAGGACCGGCCGCAGCGGCTGGCCGCGGAGCGGCTGCGCCGGGACGGTGGTCTCAACCGGGCGGTGTCCAACGGCGCCATCGTGTTCTCGGTCTGCGCCGGTTACCAGATCCTCGGCCACGAGTTCGTCAACGACCTGGGCGAGCGCGAGGGCGGTCTCGGACTGCTCGACGTGATCTCGACCCGTGGCGAGGGCGAGCGGTGCGTCGGTGACGTACTGGGCGACATCGACCCGCACCTGGGACTGCCGCCGCTGACGGGATTCGAGAACCACCAGGGCGTCACCCATCTCGGCCCGAGCGCCCGGCCGTTCGCGCGGGTGTCCCTCGGCCGGGGCAACGGCACGGGTGACGGCACGGAGGGCGCGTACAACGACACGGTGTTCGGTACGTACATGCACGGCCCCGTCCTGGCCCGGAACCCGCTGATCGCCGACCTCCTGCTGAAGCTGGCGCTCGACGTGAACGCGCTGCCGCCGGCGGACGACCGCTGGTACGAGGCGCTCCGCGCCGAGCGCATCGCCGCCGCGACGCAGCCCGCCTGA
- a CDS encoding MurT ligase domain-containing protein, with amino-acid sequence MAGNTDPLSPRAKLAVTAGKAAAAVSRAAGRGSGSVIGGKVALRLDPDLLAALAQHLDVVLVSATNGKTTTTRLIAEALRASGPVVSNALGANMPAGITSALAGGSDARYGVIEVDEKYLAGVARDTTPKAIALLNLSRDQLDRAAETRMLAEHWREGLAGTKAVVIANADDPLVVWAASSSPNVVWVAAGQEWKDDAWSCPACGGVMQRPGDDWFCGQCGFRRPAPSWALHGDHVLDPHGSAWPIHLQLPGRANRANAATSAAVAATFGVPPQVALERMYQVQAVAGRYDVVSFLGRDLRLLLAKNPAGWLETFSLIDPPPTPVILAVNARGADGTDTSWLWDVDYTRLAGHPIFVIGDRKLDLAVRLEVAGLDFRVCATADEAVQMAPPGRIEAIANYTSFQDLRRRVGN; translated from the coding sequence ATGGCAGGCAACACGGACCCGCTGTCGCCACGGGCCAAGCTGGCCGTGACGGCAGGCAAGGCCGCAGCGGCGGTGTCGCGCGCTGCGGGGCGCGGCAGCGGATCGGTGATCGGCGGCAAGGTGGCGTTGCGGCTCGACCCGGATCTGCTGGCGGCTCTCGCGCAGCATCTGGATGTCGTGCTGGTGTCGGCGACGAACGGCAAGACCACCACGACCCGGTTGATCGCCGAGGCCCTGCGGGCCAGCGGACCCGTGGTGTCGAACGCGCTGGGCGCGAACATGCCGGCCGGTATCACCTCCGCCCTCGCGGGCGGCTCGGACGCCAGGTACGGCGTGATCGAGGTGGACGAGAAGTACCTCGCGGGTGTCGCCCGCGACACGACGCCCAAGGCGATCGCCCTGCTCAACCTCTCGCGCGACCAGCTCGACCGCGCCGCGGAGACCCGCATGCTCGCCGAGCACTGGCGCGAGGGGCTGGCCGGCACGAAGGCCGTCGTCATCGCCAACGCCGACGACCCGCTGGTCGTGTGGGCCGCCTCGTCGTCCCCCAACGTGGTCTGGGTCGCGGCCGGTCAGGAGTGGAAGGACGACGCCTGGTCCTGCCCCGCCTGCGGCGGTGTGATGCAGCGTCCGGGCGACGACTGGTTCTGCGGCCAGTGCGGTTTCCGCAGGCCCGCCCCGAGCTGGGCGCTGCACGGCGACCACGTCCTGGACCCGCACGGTTCCGCCTGGCCGATCCATCTCCAGCTGCCCGGCCGCGCGAACCGCGCGAACGCCGCCACCTCCGCCGCCGTCGCCGCCACGTTCGGCGTGCCGCCGCAGGTCGCCCTGGAGCGCATGTACCAGGTGCAGGCCGTCGCGGGCCGGTACGACGTGGTGTCCTTCCTCGGCCGTGACCTTCGGCTGCTGCTGGCGAAGAACCCGGCGGGCTGGCTGGAGACGTTCTCGCTCATCGACCCGCCGCCCACGCCCGTCATCCTCGCGGTCAACGCCCGTGGCGCGGACGGCACCGACACCTCCTGGCTGTGGGACGTGGACTACACGCGGCTGGCCGGTCACCCGATCTTCGTCATCGGCGACCGCAAGCTGGACCTGGCCGTGCGGCTGGAGGTCGCGGGCCTGGACTTCCGGGTGTGCGCGACCGCCGACGAGGCCGTGCAGATGGCGCCGCCGGGACGTATCGAGGCGATCGCCAACTACACGTCGTTCCAGGACCTGCGCCGCCGCGTCGGCAACTGA
- the nagA gene encoding N-acetylglucosamine-6-phosphate deacetylase has product MGGAGGGRLFVGGGFATPDAGVVDGWLLVRDGRIHSLGTGAPPGGPDTVVDLGGRLVVPGFVDPHCHGGAGHSVYTGDPAAVRGAAAGHLARGTTSMLASVATVEPAAMEAAVRTIASVIDDGSAPNLVGIHFEGPFLSPARRGAQTRTALRAPDPELMARLLDAAGGHAVSMTVAPELPGAPELIRRYADELVCALGHTDADAAEFARAADLGARAVTHLFNAMPPLHHREPGPVAAALLDPRLVCELVLDGHHLADDTVRLAHRVAGPDRLTLVSDAMPAAGMPDGDYAFADREVSVIEGVARLRGTDTLAGSTLFVAEALRRAVSSVGIPLADAVRMTSATASRLLGLRDRGELRAGLRADLVELDQTMRPARVWLGGVPVG; this is encoded by the coding sequence GTGGGCGGGGCGGGCGGCGGACGGCTGTTCGTCGGCGGCGGGTTCGCGACGCCGGACGCCGGTGTCGTGGACGGGTGGCTGCTCGTACGGGACGGCCGTATCCACTCGCTGGGGACCGGCGCCCCGCCGGGCGGGCCGGACACCGTGGTGGATCTGGGCGGACGGCTCGTCGTGCCGGGGTTCGTGGACCCGCACTGCCACGGCGGGGCCGGCCACTCGGTGTACACGGGGGACCCCGCCGCCGTACGGGGGGCGGCGGCGGGTCATCTCGCGCGGGGTACGACCAGCATGCTGGCGTCGGTGGCGACGGTCGAACCGGCGGCGATGGAGGCCGCCGTACGTACGATCGCGTCCGTCATCGACGACGGGTCCGCGCCCAACCTGGTGGGCATCCACTTCGAGGGGCCGTTCCTGTCACCCGCGCGGCGCGGCGCGCAGACCCGCACCGCGCTGCGCGCCCCCGACCCGGAGCTGATGGCGCGGCTGCTCGACGCGGCCGGCGGGCACGCGGTGTCGATGACCGTGGCACCGGAACTGCCGGGCGCGCCGGAGCTGATCCGGCGGTACGCGGACGAACTGGTGTGCGCTCTGGGCCACACCGACGCGGACGCGGCCGAATTCGCGCGGGCCGCCGATCTCGGCGCGCGGGCGGTGACGCACCTGTTCAACGCGATGCCCCCGCTGCACCACCGGGAGCCGGGGCCGGTCGCCGCCGCACTGCTCGACCCCCGGCTGGTCTGTGAACTCGTCCTGGACGGGCACCACTTGGCCGACGACACCGTACGCCTCGCCCACCGGGTCGCGGGCCCCGACCGGCTCACGCTGGTCAGCGACGCGATGCCGGCGGCGGGCATGCCGGACGGGGACTACGCCTTCGCGGACCGCGAGGTTAGCGTCATCGAGGGGGTGGCGAGACTGCGCGGCACGGACACGCTCGCCGGGTCGACGCTGTTCGTGGCGGAGGCGCTCCGCAGGGCGGTGTCCTCGGTGGGTATCCCCCTGGCGGACGCCGTACGGATGACGTCGGCCACCGCGTCCCGTCTGCTCGGCCTCCGCGACCGGGGTGAACTGCGCGCCGGTCTCCGCGCGGATCTGGTCGAACTGGATCAGACGATGCGCCCGGCGCGGGTCTGGCTCGGCGGCGTGCCGGTGGGGTGA